From the Silene latifolia isolate original U9 population unplaced genomic scaffold, ASM4854445v1 scaffold_158, whole genome shotgun sequence genome, one window contains:
- the LOC141637952 gene encoding lysine-specific demethylase JMJ27-like isoform X6, with protein sequence MEATASAEQIVHNSMDLVVNNIKLEPVEEQINSAINGAGNGDVSMELDVVVKHEPEDGEFSRVSKKFNVKQEQDEEKSVNLARVSDKREVGKVHQRKNGRKKAVEDTVNNDVAVDKDGEVFGNGVCLEKKRPRITQNNEDEDEDEDEDKEEEAPPPKKSKKCRPFAQKKRQDRAAVFDENGIKVDSTMCHQCQRNDSGPVVRCTKCKTKRFCHPCIANWYPRMTHDQIAEACPFCHHNCNCKACLRMEGPVKQMMKDDFEVCDEEKIEHFKNLLKAILPFLKQINLEQMTEKDIEAKIQGVLVGEVNIPMGVCDSDERILCNHCRTSIVDYHRSCPVCSYDLCLTCCREIRAEKLQDCEEVIMEYAQREAGHRERCLGLSYSAEHNKQQTNKSRRRRRAPMNQDWLVQSERTSEGNDACASEGNDATEVAIDKKQMAKPVWKADENGRIHCPECPAVENEGCGGPVLVLKSFLSENRVSDLVNEVEKIVFSSEEEGLPKAPNNSLVFDVISGCNLQKCAFRESCNDNYLYYPDARDIKQGDLKQFQHHWARGKPVIVRSVLETTPGLSWEPLVMWRAVRQIKNTNYDTLLEVEAVDCLDWYQIDVNVRTFFTSYTSGEFDSHNWPVILKLKDWPPDVLFEEHLPRHGAEFIRALPYKEYTHPRDGVLNLAALLPENYLKPDLGPKTCIAYGFQQELGRGDSVTKLHYVMSDAVNILTHTAEVTVEPKKLEAISKLKKEHYAQDQKDFFCKDFSENSKSSENKQMNHDGHVTADHENTGKCISDSKGKSMLESFSEHGNGSKSADLSKLGNQATEQVSDVLCETKAEGSDKDSREVTDDETVTRSTEVEGSDQDSGGALWDIFRREDAPKLQEYLKAHYREFRHIQCDPLKQVIHPIHDQSFYLYEEHKRKLKEEYGKYTLLQKDITMKVLPNLGNFTPKCFMLGIEPWTFIQKLGEAVFIPAGCPHQVRNLKSCIKVALDFVSPENVQECMRLTEEFRVLPRNHRAKEDKLEVKKMSIFAAETAVENILNRKKRKKQQPIQKKKGLKGKRKRAARPKKEDLNQKKKVVEKEPEPRTPTFDRPVLEGKSVERLVGTIEKDASKEYHIEKGQGTPLKEIPNVAYKLSRKKNYEIFKMLHMILYGRRGKARQVKHNISRFSGFVWHGNEEKQRLKVKEKFDKLVKEKLMEICDVLDIPITTATSRKEDIVTKLLDFLVAPHATTENVVLADQDQGRKRKRPSSAIEAASPPSSSKESAKSILEFSD encoded by the exons ATGGAAGCTACTGCTTCTGCTGAACAGATTGTACACAATTCCATGGATTTAGTTGTCAATAATATTAAACTTGAACCAGttgaagaacaaatcaatagcgCAATCAATGGTGCTGGTAATGGCGACGTATCCATGGAATTAGATGTTGTTGTTAAACACGAACCGGAAGACGgagaattttctagggtttctaaGAAATTTAATGTAAAACAAGAACAAGACGAAGAAAAGAGTGTTAATTTGGCTAGGGTTTCTGATAAGCGAGAAGTTGGTAAAGTTCATCAAAGGAAAAATGGCCGAAAAAAAGCCGTAGAGGACACCGTAAATAATGATGTTGCTGTAGATAAAGATGGTGAGGTATTTGGGAATGGCGTGTGTTTAGAGAAGAAAAGGCCGCGCATAACTCAGAATaacgaggatgaggatgaggatgaggatgaggataaGGAGGAGGAGGCGCCTCCGCCAAAGAAGTCTAAGAAGTGTCGCCCGTTTGCCCAGAAGAAGAGGCAAGACAGAGCTGCTGTTTTTGATGAAAAT GGAATAAAGGTTGATTCGACTATGTGTCATCAGTGTCAAAGGAATGACAGTGGGCCGGTGGTGCGCTGCACCAAGTGCAAAACCAAACGCTTTTGCCATCCCTGCATAGCCAACTG GTATCCTCGAATGACACATGATCAAATTGCTGAGGCTTGCCCATTTTGCCATCACAACTGCAACTGCAAGGCTTGTTTGCGGATGGAGGGGCCTGTCAAA CAAATGATGAAAGATGATTTCGAAGTCTGCGATGAAGAAAAAATTGAACATTTCAAAAATCTGTTAAAGGCTATTTTACCATTTCTGAAGCAAATCAATCTGGAGCAGATGACCGAAAAGGACATAGAGGCCAAGATTCAGG GTGTTTTAGTTGGTGAAGTAAACATTCCAATGGGAGTTTGCGATAGTGACGAACGTATATTATG TAACCACTGCAGAACATCTATTGTAGATTACCACAGAAGTTGCCCTGTTTGTTCATATGATCTTTGTCTCACGTGTTGCCGAGAAATTCGTGCTGAAAAATTGCAAGATTGTGAAGAAGTCATCATGGAATATGCACAAAGAGAGGCTGGTCATCGTGAAAGATGTCTTGGACTATCATATTCTGCAGAACACAATAAACAACAAACTAATAAATCGAGAAGACGTAGGAGGGCACCTATGAACCAGGATTGGCTTGTGCAATCGGAGAGAACGAGTGAAGGTAACGATGCTTGTGCGAGTGAAGGTAATGATGCTACTGAAGTTGCCATTGATAAAAAACAGATGGCAAAGCCTGTTTGGAAAGCAGATGAAAACGGCAGGATACACTGCCCAGAATGCCCAGCAGTGGAAAATGAAGGGTGTGGCGGGCCGGTTCTTGTATTGAAGTCTTTCTTGTCTGAAAATCGAGTTTCAGATTTGGTGAATGAAGTGGAGAAGATAGTATTTTCTTCTGAAGAAGAGGGTCTACCCAAGGCTCCTAATAATTCATTAGTTTTTGATGTTATCTCGGGGTGTAATTTACAGAAATGTGCCTTTAGAGAGAGTTGCAACGACAATTATTTGTATTATCCAGACGCCAGGGACATTAAGCAAGGAGATCTGAAACAATTCCAGCATCATTGGGCCCGTGGAAAACCAGTAATTGTCCGAAGTGTTCTTGAGACTACACCTGGTTTAAGTTGGGAACCACTTGTCATGTGGCGTGCTGTTCGTCAAATTAAGAACACCAACTATGACACTCTACTTGAAGTGGAAGCTGTTgattgtttggattggtatcag ATTGATGTTAATGTGCGCACATTTTTTACCTCGTATACAAGTGGAGAATTTGACAGTCACAATTGGCCTGTCATATTAAAATTGAAAGATTGGCCACCCGATGTTCTGTTTGAGGAGCATTTGCCGCGCCATGGCGCTGAATTCATTAGAGCATTGCCATACAAAGAATATACACATCCCAGGGATGGTGTTCTGAACTTAGCTGCCTTGTTGCCTGAAAATTACCTAAAGCCAGACCTGGGCCCAAAAACTTGTATTGCATATGGGTTTCAACAAGAGTTGGGTCGTGGGGACTCAGTTACAAAGCTTCATTATGTTATGTCTGATGCG GTCAATATATTGACACATACTGCTGAAGTTACTGTGGAACCTAAGAAACTCGAGGCTATTTCTAAATTGAAAAAAGAACACTATGCTCAAGATCAGAAGGATTTCTTTTGTAAAGACTTCTCTGAAAATAGCAAGTCTAGTGAAAACAAACAGATGAATCATGATGGTCATGTAACTGCTGATCATGAGAACACCGGGAAGTGTATTAGTGATTCTAAAGGTAAAAGTATGCTTGAAAGTTTTAGTGAACATGGGAACGGAAGTAAGTCGGCAGACTTGTCTAAACTGGGAAATCAAGCTACCGAACAAGTATCTGATGTGCTGTGTGAGACCAAAGCAGAAGGTTCTGACAAGGATAGTAGAGAGGTGACAGATGATGAGACTGTTACTCGATCTACAGAAGTGGAAGGTTCTGACCAGGACAGTGGAGGAGCTCTTTGGGATATTTTCCGAAGAGAAGATGCCCCTAAGCTACAAGAGTATTTGAAGGCTCATTATCGTGAGTTCAGGCACATTCAATGCGATCCACTAAAGCAG GTCATTCACCCTATTCATGATCAGTCATTCTACCTGTATGAAGAACACAAAAGGAAACTGAAGGAGGAATACGGTAAGTATACACTATTACAGAAAGACATTACTATGAAGGTTTTGCCCAACCTGGGGAATTTTACTCCCAAATGCTTCATGTTAGGAATTGAGCCGTGGACATTCATTCAAAAGCTTGGAGAAGCGGTCTTCATACCTGCTGGGTGTCCTCATCAAGTTAGAAACTTGAAG TCCTGCATCAAAGTTGCGCTTGATTTTGTATCGCCTGAAAATGTTCAAGAATGTATGCGGCTAACTGAGGAATTTCGCGTTCTGCCCCGAAACCACAGGGCAAAGGAAGATAAGTTGGAG GTGAAAAAAATGTCTATATTTGCTGCGGAAACAGCTGTCGAAAATATACTGaaccgaaaaaagagaaaaaagcaACAACCAATTCagaaaaaaaaaggtttgaaaggaaagagaaaaaggGCTGCACGCCCTAAAAAGGAAGATCTGAACCAAAAGAAAAAAGTTGTTGAAAAGGAGCCGGAACCTAGGACTCCTACTTTTGACCGTCCAGTACTTGAAGGGAAATCAGTTGAGAGGCTAGTTGGGACAATTGAGAAAGATGCCTCTAAGGAATATCACATTGAGAAG GGCCAAGGCACGCCGCTGAAAGAAATACCCAATG TTGCATACAAGCTCTCAAGGAagaaaaattatgaaatattCAAGATGCTTCATATGATCCTGTATGGGAGGAGAGGAAAG GCTCGTCAGGTGAAGCATAATATATCACGGTTTTCTGGCTTTGTGTGGCATGGAAATGAG
- the LOC141637954 gene encoding uncharacterized protein LOC141637954, which translates to MGEEETKTEAKETTSNGSKLPEKAAETVVEKKEVENGVKEMEVDKKDEENKNAEESTDSDEKEEVKAAVEKELVAEKETEVKDKTETGAMAEDEKKKDTTGENSKGLDEKMDEVMEAEAEEVKEEAKNEAIGEGKSIVEDEKKVNTTGEETKAIDEKMDEVTEAEDEKVKETEETKESEEEKEDAKEGEGEEKEKEKEVKGSVEEKGSKKRNRAKGDAVKSLDKKKKVVEKEPEPRTPTFDRPVRERKSVERLVATIEKDTSKEFHIEKGQGTPLKEIPNVAYKLSRKRNDETFKLLHMILYGRRGKAPQVKQNISRFSGFVWHGNEEKQRLKVKEKFDKHVKEKLMEICDVLDIPLTKTTSRKEDIVTKLLDFLMAPHATTTVLLADQDQGRKRKRPSSATKAASPPSSSKGSSKSRKKSGDNSKAEKKATPVTDEESEEEEEIEEKEKENGTAEKSEDEKSEQSESEEKKDESEGDSEEETKKEKASAGKTTKEIKKKTPSVEASAKAANKKVVKKPRSIPKGTPRKSSASRSKTSEGDDTTPKVFSRKKKTEETKKEKSSSASKKSSTKEKSGSKAVKAKEKPKEDKSKPSDDELRQAICDILKEVDFNTATFTDILKQLAKQFSTDLAPKKSAIKIMIQDELTKLADEADDEDDEEEDEEDAEKDEAPPAAKKVKA; encoded by the exons ATGGGTGAGGAGGAGACGAAGACGGAAGCGAAAGAGACCACATCGAACGGAAGTAAGTTGCCGGAGAAGGCGGCTGAAACTGTGGTGGAAAAGAAAGAAGTGGAGAATGGAGTGAAAGAGATGGAAGTTGATAAGAAGGACGAGGAGAATAAAAATGCTGAAGAGAGTACTGATAGTGACGAGAAGGAGGAAGTTAAGGCAGCGGTAGAGAAGGAACTTGTGGCAGAGAAAGAGACAGAAGTTAAGGACAAGACAGAAACTGGGGCAATGGCTGAAGATGAGAAAAAGAAAGATACAACGGGGGAGAACAGTAAGGGTTTGGACGAGAAAATGGATGAGGTGATGGAGGCTGAAGCAGAGGAAGTTAAGGAAGAGGCTAAAAATGAGGCAATAGGAGAAGGGAAGAGCATTGTCGAAGATGAGAAGAAGGTTAATACAACAGGGGAGGAAACAAAAGCGATAGATGAGAAAATGGATGAAGTGACAGAGGCTGAGGATGAGAAAGTTAAGGAGACAGAGGAGACCAAGGAGAGTGAAGAGGAAAAAGAGGATGcaaaggaaggggaaggggaagagaaagaaaaagagaaagaagtgAAGGGGAGTGTGGAAGAGAAAGGATCGAAAAAACGCAATAGGGCAAAGGGTGACGCGGTGAAGAGTTTGGACAAGAAGAAAAAAGTTGTTGAAAAGGAGCCGGAACCTAGGACTCCTACTTTTGACCGTCCAGTACGTGAAAGGAAATCAGTTGAGAGGCTCGTTGCGACAATTGAGAAAGATACCTCCAAGGAATTTCACATTGAGAAG GGCCAAGGCACGCCGCTGAAAGAAATACCCAATG TTGCATACAAGCTGTCAAGGAAGAGAAATGATGAGACATTCAAGTTGCTTCATATGATCCTGTATGGGAGGAGAGGAAAG GCTCCTCAGGTGAAGCAAAATATATCACGGTTTTCTGGCTTCGTGTGGCATGGAAATGAG GAGAAGCAAAGGCTGAAAGTAAAGGAGAAATTTGACAAACATGTCAAAGAGAAATTGATGGAAATCTGTGATGTGCTCGACATCCCACTTACTAAGACTACCTCTAGAAAG GAGGATATTGTCACCAAGCTGCTGGACTTTTTGATGGCTCCCCATGCTACAACTACTGTTTTACTTGCAGATCAAGATCAG GGAAGAAAACGCAAGAGGCCTTCCTCTGCCACAAAAGCTGCATCTCCCCCATCATCATCCAAAGGGTCTTCAAAG AGCCGCAAAAAGTCTGGTGATAATTCTAAAGCAGAGAAGAAGGCTACACCGGTGACTGATGAGGAGTCTGAGGAAGAGGAAGAAATtgaagagaaggagaaggagaatgGTACTGCAGAAAAATCGGAGGATGAGAAATCCGAGCAGTCTGAAAGTGAAGAGAAAAAGGATGAATCTGAAGGTGATTCTGAAGAAGAAACCAAAAAAGAGAAGGCAAGTGCAGGAAAAACAACGAAAGAAATCAAGAAAAAGACTCCAAGTGTTGAAGCTTCAGCTAAAGCTGCTAACAAAAAAGTTGTCAAGAAACCTAGATCAATACCCAAAGGAACTCCTAGAAAATCATCTGCAAGCCGGTCGAAGACTAGTGAGGGCGATGACACAACTCCCAAAGTTTTCTCAAGAAAGAAGAAGACTGAAGAGACAAAAAAGGAGAAGTCATCATCAGCTTCGAAGAAATCGAGCACAAAGGAAAAGTCTG GTTCAAAGGCTGTGAAAGCAAAGGAGAAGCCAAAAGAAGATAAATCAAAGCCGAGTGATGATGAACTAAGGCAGGCAATATGTGATATTCTTAAAGAAGTTGACTTCAATACG GCAACGTTCACAGATATTCTGAAGCAACTTG CCAAGCAGTTCAGTACAGATCTTGCACCCAAAAAGTCAGCAATCAAGATTATGATACAGGATGAACTCACAAAATTAGCTGATGAAGCTGACGACGAGGATGACGAAGAGGAAGACGAGGAGGATGCTGAAAAGGACGAAGCTCCTCCCGCTGCTAAAAAGGTCAAAGCCTGA